The DNA segment CCTACATCTCCCTCACCGCCATGGCCATCCAGTCCTGCCCGGAGAAGATGCTCCCTCTCAGCGAGATCTACAAGTTCATCATGGACAGGTTCCCTTACTACAGAGAGAACACCCAGCGGTGGCAGAACTCCTTACGACACAACCTGTCCTTCAACGACTGTTTCATCAAGATCCCGCGGCGTCCGGACCAGCCTGGGAAGGGTAGTTTCTGGGCTCTGCACCCCAGCTGCGGGGACATGTTCGAGAACGGGAGCTTCTTGCGGCGCCGTAAACGATTcaaagtgatgatgatgatggcggCGCAGGAGCACCTGGCTCAGTCCAAGCTGTCTGACGCGGCCCATTACCTCCAACAGCAGGCTAAGCTCAGGCTCAGCGCCCTGGCTGCCACCAGCACACACCTCCCTCAGGTCTCCAGCTATAACGTGGGAGTGTCACAGCCATCAACTTTTAAACATCCATTTACTATAGAGAACATCATCGCTAGAGAGTACAAGGTGCCTGGGAGTCAGTCCATGTCTGCAGGCTACCAGCTGCACAACCAGCTGACTGCGGCCTGGCCTCACATGTACAACACTATGGTGGACTCTGTTTCTCCTATCTCTATGAGCGGTGACTATGGGGCCTTCGGCATGCCCCTTAAATCAATGTGTCACGAAGGACAGACCCTACTGGCCGTCCCTGTGCCCATCAAACCCACCCCGACCCCGGTGGCTCTCCCTGGGGGGCTGACGCCCCACATCCCCGCCTTCCTCTCCAACTCTTACCGGTCTCTGAGCCCCATGTCCCCGCAGGCAGCCACCACTCCCAGGGAGACTCACACCAACCCCACAGTGCAGTCCGTGGTGGTGCATTGACCCCCAGAGCTATACTGAACTCTTTATGAATGAGACCAGCCGGCTGCAACGCACGCTCAGACCAAATTCTTAGTTTAATTTTGACTCTTGTTTCCCCGAGAATCACTACGATCAAGACAATATACTCCCGTGTAGCAGTGTAGAGCCTACATTGTGTATTTGCTTTGAATGCTCATTGTCTTATAACATGGGTCCAATAGAGATATAGGGAAATATTGCTCTTCAGCTTATAAAGTATCTGTGTTTACAGTTTTGTACGAGTTGTAACGGAGTGAGGCACTGCAAACAGAGGCTCAGTCAGAAGAATGAGAGAGATacttttctgtaaaaaaaatatatatatatttcatttgTATCTGGGCTTTCAATACTTAAATTGCACCTGACACCCTATGGTTACATTGGGTGGGTCATGTCAGACTTTTTTACTGCATTATTGCAGTTATTATTGAGGACCTCGAAGTTAATTATAGTGATTATAACTGAACAATGCAAAGCCCTCTGAACTACAATCTGACTCGTTAGACAACGACATATCTGATGACAACAAACACTTGATTACAATGGCAATGTGTGTCAAGCAGACGAACCTCTGAATTGATGTATTGTTTttaacaaattgttatttttgaTACTGGATTGGTGGTTTCTGTGGGAATAACAAATATGGATTAGATTTGTTTTAACCATCTCTGTAAAAAACACTGACAGAATTATTACACTTTTTTCAATCTTAAAAAATAGTAACGTTAAGGGAGCTATAGGGTTATAGGGTCCTTGCTAAATGCAAAATAAATATGCGAATAAATGTGAATAATTGCAAATAAGTTAATATGATAATGTTGTAAAATGCACTTTTAAGCTGTTCTGTGAAGCGTTTAATTGAAAGCCCTGTTGACTAGTGGATTAAATGCTGTAAATGTTGATTTTTCTCTGTTAAAGGGACAGACAGCATGCTCAACCCTAAACGATGTGTTTTTCTGACAGCATGCGTGCTTTCTAAACATTTGCATATAATCTGCATTGAATTAAAAACATGGTCATGGAAATATTTTCTCATTAAAATGGTGTAAACTTTACTGTAATGGTTGGTGTATTCTGTGATGGTTAACAACTGGTATAATCAGTTATCAGTTATTTATTAAAAAAAGACTTCCAGACAAACAACATAATAACAGGTTaattataataaaataatatttattattattattattattactagtattactaGTATTACATCAAATGCCTATTCATGTTCGAATATACCTATTTAATTTCAAGGTATATTGCTGTGTCTAACAGAGAACAGAACGCTGTGTGCAGTGTGTGGCTACACCAGAACCCACAGGAGCAGTCATAACAGAATGAACAGAGACCAGAACGCTGTGTGCAGTGTGTGGCTACACCAGAACCCACAGGAGCAGTCATAACAGAATGAACAGAGAACAGAACGCTGTGTGCAGTGTGTGGCTACACCAGAACCCACAGGAGCAGTCATAACAGAATGAACAGAGAACAGAACGCTGTGTGCAGTGTGTGGCTACACCAGAACCCACAGGAGCAGTCATAACAGAATGAACAGAGACCAGTACGCTGTGTGCAGTGTGTGGCTACACCAGAACCCACAGTGAGAGAGGATCTTCCTCATCATGCCGCTCCCACAGTAGCAGTCATAACAGAATGAACAGAGAACAGAACCAAGGAACGGCTGAATCAGAATCAGAATGCGGGTGCTTAGAATGCATGGAGTTACTGCCATAGTCACAGCGCAGACAACCGGCCTCATTCATTCAGCGACACGCTAATAGACACGTAGAGAAGAAAAACATTAACACCAAGAGGAAACTACCTTAGGCTAATACTTAGTTATAACAACAGGAGATTTTGCTTCGAacttccccccccaaaaaatcaatcaGAAACAGAGTAGGCCTAGCTCGTAATTGTCATTTAAGACATTTTAGAATCTCATAATGTTTTAGTGTTTTGCACTGACATAACTGCTACCAGTTAATTAAAGTTTCACTTTAAGGGTTATTTAGTAAGCCATCTCATAGCCTTTACAACACTGATATTATGGAATTGGTGGCAAGCCGATAACAAGTGAACTTTCCTTGATGCACTATCAACGTGGTGTATGAGGCCGgattcctagccaccgtgcttctacatctgcattgctttctgtttggggttttaggctgggtttctgtacagcactttgtgacattggctgatgtaaaaagggctttataaatacatttgattgatttatgtaTCTCTGCATGTCTATTACCTGCCCTCTTGCTctgttgcaccccagtatctctacttgcacattcatcttctgcacatctatcactccagtattaatgctaaattgtaattatttagcctctatggcctatttattgccttacctccctactcttctacatttgcacatatATTCTTTTCTATTGTATTTTTATTAACTGTACGTTTGTTCATCCCATGtcttgtcgcactgctttgctttatcttggccaggtcgcagttgtaaatgagaacttgttctcaacttgcctacctggttaaataaaggacttgttctcaactagcctacctggttaaataaaggacttgttctcaactagcctacctggttaattaaaggacttgttctcaactggcctacctggttaaataaaggacatgttctcaactagcctacctggttaaataaaggacttgttctcaactagcctacctggttaaataaaggtgaaataaaataaaaaccaaaaGATGCCACCAAATTATTTTCCCAACACTTTCCCTGGCTGCCACTGCTTTTGCTCAAAAAATGTCCTCTGTGTCATAACATGTTTTGGAAATGTTTCCACAAAATGATTTTGTCGTAAATtaatcccccaaaaatgtatattttaaaaaGTTGTAGATACATTCCAATGACGTTAAATCTATAATAGTTGTTTAAATATAGAAGTAGGAAAACATTTAgataaataatccacttgtttagagagaaaaatgtagattatttttgagtaaagTAGCAATATGTTGGATGAGTGTGTTGGGGGCAATTTAATTGTAGTTGTAAATGTTTCCACTAGTGATTGATAGCCTTTCAGTTAATGTTACTTTATAGCCTTTTAGATATTTTACACAGCATTTTATGTCATATTGCtggatagctagctacgtttttaTGAGAGAGCTTTTCAGTCACAGGTGGGGACTGGATTAGGTGTGAGCAGTGCAGGAGGTAGGCTCCAATTTGACTGGGTATAGATTTATCTGTGACCTATGTACAAATTCAAACTGTGCAATAGCAGAGCATAAGAGAGTTGCCACATCAATGTTACACTGAGTTAATTAGTTGAGTGAGTTAATTAGTTAAGTGAGTTAATTAGTTAAGTGAGTTAATTAGTTAAGTGAGTTAATTAGTTAAGTTATTGTTATCAAATGTTATATTCCAATGTTATTTAATGTTATTAGTTATATTCCATTCTAATTTTATATTCcaattaatatatattttttaatgaatTAAAACAATTGAAAACACTTTGCTCCTGAATGTCATTTAAAAAACTTCTGGGATTTAAACTCTTTTTATTATTCAGTGCAGTTGTACATAATGGATTGTATGGAAAAGGAACAACAGCGAAAGAACAAAGAAAATGAATGTGCAGGTGAGTTAAAAAGAGGGACTTTACATCTCCTCATAGTGCTGATATTAATGCAACACCATTTCCCCcccatattttatttaaataattaaaataagaCAGCTAGACTTAGCTTTTACTAGACTTAGCTTTTGCTAGACTTAGCTTTTACTAGACTTAGCTTTTGCTAGACTTAGCTTTTACTAGACTTAGCTTTTACTAGACTTAGCTTTTACTAGACTTAGCTTttaagtattacttactaaagaATTTCTAGATAAAACTGATGAAATGGATTTTAACCCAGTTGTGTGAAACCCTTTGCCATTATCTTCTACCGGGGTAACAGGCACCCCATTGTTGTTAGGAGGGACTAGCTACCCCCTAGTACCCTATACGTTAACTTCTGCTCATATTAAAATGAGTTCAttctagtcttccctgtggctcaggtggtagagcatggtgtttgcaacgccagcatggtgtgtgcagcgccagggttgtgggttcgattcccacggggggccagtataaaaaaatgcatgaaattaaattaaaatgtatgaaatgtatgcattcactactgtaagttgctctggataagagtgtctgctaaatgactaaaatgtgagcAGATCAGGAGCTGTTAAGCAACAGCCCATTTCAGGGCAATTCTATGGTATTTAATATGCTAGAAATCCGTTTCTCTAGTTGACCAGCTCGAATACCGCCTCCTAGCTACTTCCTCCTTTCCATTCGCTCAATAGAAAGAGCAAAACATTTCAAACTCTGACTGGGACACCAATGCAGATTTAGCCTTTTTTCGACAATACTGATTTCTCACAAAAATGTCTGACTGGGAAACTAGGAAACGGGCTAGGagacctaaccctaatgtctgacTGGGAAACTAGGAATCGGGCTAGGagacctaaccctaatgtctgacTGGGAAACTAGGAAACGGGCTAGGagacctaaccctaatgtctgacTGGGAAACTAGGAAACGGGCTAggagacctaaccctaaccctaatgtctgacTGGGAAACTAGGAAACGGGCTAggagacctaaccctaaccctaatgtctgacTGGGAAACTAGGAATCGGGCTAGGagacctaaccctaatgtctgacTGGGAAACTAGGAAACGGGCTAggagacctaaccctaaccctaatgtctgacTGGAAACTAGGAAACGGGCTAggagacctaaccctaaccctaatgtctgacTGGGAAACTAGGAAACGGGCTAggagacctaaccctaaccctaatgtctgacTGGGACACTAGGAATCGGGCTAGGagacctaaccctaatgtctgacTGGGAAACTAGGAAACGGGCTAggagacctaaccctaaccctaatgtctgacTGGGAAACTAGGAATCGGGCTAGGagacctaaccctaatgtctgacTGGGAAACTAGGAAACGGGCTAGGagacctaaccctaatgtctgacTGGGAAACTAGGAAACGGGCTAggagacctaaccctaaccctaatgtctgacTGGGAAACTAGGAAACGGGCTAggagacctaaccctaaccctaatgtctgacTGGGAAACTAGGAATCGGGCTAGGagacctaaccctaatgtctgacTGGGAAACTAGGAAACGGGCTAggagacctaaccctaaccctaatgtctgacTGGGAAACTAGGAAACGGGCTAggagacctaaccctaaccctaatgtctgacTGGGAAACTAGGAAACGGGCTAGGagacctaaccctaatgtctgacTAGGAAACTAGGAAACGGGCTAggagacctaaccctaaccctaatgtctgacTGGGAAACTAGGAAACGGGCTAGGagacctaaccctaatgtctgacTGGGAAACTAGGAAACGGGCTAGGagacctaaccctaatgtctgacTGGGAAACTAGGAAACGGGCTAggagacctaaccctaaccctaatgtctgacTGGGAAACTAGGAAACGGGCTAGGagacctaaccctaatgtctgacTGGGAAACTAGGAAACGGGCTAGGagacctaaccctaatgtctgacTGGGAAACTAAGAAAGTACCAGTACCAACCTCTGTCCGGGTAGCTCTGGTCCAGTACTATACCTATAATGTATTAAAACCAACAATTTGTTTATATTTGCAGTGAACTATTTGTACTTACATTGTATTTTGTAAAACTGATATCAATCACATAAGAGAACAGTTTGTATCTGTAATGTGCAGGCAACAGATAGcatacacacagtgcattcggaaagtattcagaccccttcactttttccatattttgttacgttagagccttattaAAAGtaactctggagcaggttttcatcaaggatctctctgtactttgctccattcgtcttttcctcaatcctgactagtctcccagtctgaCGCTAAACAGcctcccacagcatgatgctgccaccaccatgctccaccgtagggatggtgccaggtttcctccagacgtgatgcttggcgttcaggccaaagagttgaatcttggtttcatcagaccagagaaccttgtgagagtcctttaggtgccttttggcaaactccaagcgggctgtcatgtgccttttactgaggagtggcttccatctggaatacataaatcaaacacccctctacatagactggctgtcatgtgccttttactgaggagtggcttccatctggaatacataaatcaaacacccctctacatagactggctgtcatgtgccttttactgaggagtggcttccatctggaatacataaatcaaacacccctctacatagactggctgtcatgtgccttttactgaggagtggcttccatctggaatacataaatcaaacacccctctacatagacgggctgtcatgtgccttttactgaggagtggcttccatctggaatacataaatcaaacacccctctacatagactggctgtcatgtgccttttactgaggagtggcttccatctggaatacataaatcaaacacccctctacatagactggctgtcatgtgccttttactgaggagtggcttccatctggaatacaaaaatcaaacacccctctacatagactggctgtcatgtgccttttactgaggagtggcttccatctggaatacataaatcaaacacccctctacatagactggctgtcatgtgccttttactgaggagtggcttccatctggaatacataaatcaaacacccctctacatagactggctgtcatgtgccttttactgaggagtggcttccatctggaatacataaatcaaacacccctctacatagactggctgtcatgtgccttttactgaggagtggcttccatctggaatacataaatcaaacacccctctacatagactggctgtcatgtgccttttactgaggagtggcttccatctggaatacataaatcaaacacccctctacatagactggctgtcatgtgccttttactgaggagtggcttccatctggaatacataaatcaaacacccctctacatagactggctgtcatgtgccttttactgaggagtggcttccatctggaatacataaatcaaacacccctctacatagactggctgtcatgtgccttttactgaggagtggcttccatctggaatacataaatcaaacacccctctacatagactggctgtcatgtgcctttaacctcTTCCTGGTCACCAACTTTGCGCCACACTCAACTCACGCAGCTGaacaatttgtttgtttgttaaacTTTGTCTGTAAACACGCTGGATGATTCAGAATCCATTGAAGAGCTTGAACGATTCATTGACGAGAGATACTTACGAACTCTTAGAAACATGTCGCTAGCTTCGGAGGACTCAAGCATTGTTAAGGACAACCAacccaatcaacaaaacaaaccaaaatcAGGTTGGACAATTGGTATCAACGATGGAATCAAACCATCCCCTAGTAAGAGGGCGCGTGTGGCGAGTGGGGAGAGGTTTACAGATATGGATGTTGACTTGTTGAAATCCATCAATGAAAGGCTTGCCAAACTTGATATCTTGGATATATTACGAGAGGACATCAATGCATTATGTGCTAGTCTAGAATTCAGCCAACGTCAGATTGATGATCTAAGGAAAGAGAACACGGAGCTGAAAggtgctgtagactctattcatagcaaggtggaggtggtacaaagggatgaaaggtactgtagactctattcatagcaaggtggaggtggtactaagggatgaaaggtactgtagactctattcatagcaaggtggaggtggtactaagggatgaaaggtactgtagactctattcatagcaaggtggaagtggtacaaagggatgaaaggtactgtagactctattcatggcaaggtggaggtggtacaaagggatgaaaggtactgtagactctattcatagcaaggtggaggtggtacaaagggagaacaaacaacttaaagaaaccttgcttgatgtacagtgtcgATCGATGCGGGACAATCTCATATTttcagggataccggagaatgacaacagcagaggctGTGAGGACACAGTCCGAGATTTTATGTCAACTCAACTAAAACTGCCCACTGATGTTGTGCGTGATGTAactttctccagagtccatagaataggtaaggcctctggaaataggccacgggctattattgcatgttttgacaaaattaagcaaaaggaaatgacgaagaacatgggcagagaactcagaaacactgattttggaatgaatgatcacttccccaccgagatcaatgaaaggagaaaaaaactatatcccatcatgaaggaaaaacgttgcctgaatcaacgagtctccatggt comes from the Salmo trutta chromosome 4, fSalTru1.1, whole genome shotgun sequence genome and includes:
- the LOC115193091 gene encoding forkhead box protein B1-like; amino-acid sequence: MPRPGRNTYSDQKPPYSYISLTAMAIQSCPEKMLPLSEIYKFIMDRFPYYRENTQRWQNSLRHNLSFNDCFIKIPRRPDQPGKGSFWALHPSCGDMFENGSFLRRRKRFKVMMMMAAQEHLAQSKLSDAAHYLQQQAKLRLSALAATSTHLPQVSSYNVGVSQPSTFKHPFTIENIIAREYKVPGSQSMSAGYQLHNQLTAAWPHMYNTMVDSVSPISMSGDYGAFGMPLKSMCHEGQTLLAVPVPIKPTPTPVALPGGLTPHIPAFLSNSYRSLSPMSPQAATTPRETHTNPTVQSVVVH